One genomic segment of Canis lupus baileyi chromosome 33, mCanLup2.hap1, whole genome shotgun sequence includes these proteins:
- the CXXC4 gene encoding CXXC-type zinc finger protein 4 yields the protein MNTNVCVEPGPSPEAPGLPKESHLPEGALNSLVDYNSEMERYRSFATSFYKTNGGAFPQAAKIARITTPIFPSSAAAAAAAARIGMSPWNCDNAATAAAATAMLWGSGGGGGGGGGGGGGGGGGGGGGGGGGGRKSSSAAASSSASSAAILPAGGGGGGGGGGGGGGGGRTSMHHRNDSQRLGKAGCPPEPSLQMANTNFLSTLSPEHCRPLAGECMNKLKCGAAEAEIMNLPERVGTFSAIPALGGISLPPGVIVMTALHSPAAASAAVTDSAFQIANLADCPQNHSSSSSSSSGGASGANPAKKKRKRCGVCVPCKRLINCGVCSSCRNRKTGHQICKFRKCEELKKKPGTSLERTPVPSAEAFRWFF from the coding sequence ATGAACACCAATGTCTGCGTGGAGCCCGGGCCGAGCCCGGAGGCCCCGGGCTTGCCCAAGGAGAGCCACCTGCCCGAGGGGGCCCTCAACAGCCTTGTGGATTACAACTCGGAGATGGAGCGCTACCGCTCCTTCGCCACCTCCTTCTACAAGACCAACGGGGGCGCCTTCCCGCAGGCGGCCAAGATCGCGCGCATCACCACCCCCATCTTCCCCagcagcgccgccgccgccgcggccgccgcgcgcATCGGCATGTCCCCCTGGAACTGCGACAACGcggccaccgccgccgccgccaccgccatgCTCTGGggcagcggcgggggcgggggcggcggcgggggcggcggcggcggcggcggcggcgggggcggcgggggcggcggcgggggcggcaggaaatcctcctccgccgccgcctcctcctccgcctcctccgcgGCGATCCtccccgcgggcggcggcggcggcggcggcggcggcggcggcggcggcggcggcggcaggacCAGCATGCACCACCGAAACGACTCCCAGAGGCTGGGGAAAGCTGGCTGCCCGCCAGAGccgtcgttgcaaatggcaaatacTAATTTCCTCTCCACCTTATCCCCTGAACACTGCAGACCTTTGGCGGGGGAATGCATGAACAAGCTCAAATGCGGCGCTGCTGAAGCAGAGATAATGAATCTCCCCGAGCGCGTGGGGACTTTTTCCGCTATCCCGGCTTTAGGGGGCATCTCATTACCTCCAGGGGTCATCGTCATGACAGCCCTTCACTCCCCCGCAGCAGCCTCAGCAGCCGTCACAGACAGTGCGTTTCAAATTGCCAATCTGGCAGACTGCCCGCAGAatcattcctcctcctcctcgtcctcctccggGGGAGCTAGCGGAGCCAACCCGGccaagaagaagaggaaaaggtgTGGGGTCTGCGTGCCCTGCAAGAGGCTCATCAACTGTGGCGTCTGCAGCAGTTGCAGGAACCGCAAAACGGGACACCAGATCTGCAAatttagaaaatgtgaagagCTAAAGAAAAAACCTGGCACTTCGCTAGAG